The following coding sequences lie in one Spinacia oleracea cultivar Varoflay chromosome 1, BTI_SOV_V1, whole genome shotgun sequence genomic window:
- the LOC110779780 gene encoding E3 ubiquitin ligase PARAQUAT TOLERANCE 3 isoform X2 encodes MAVYYKFKSAKDYDSISIDGHFISVANLKERIFESKHLGRGTDFDLVVTNAQTNEEYLDEAMLIPKNTSVLIRRVPGRPRMPIVTQPDEPKVEDKVENDQPAKANYFAADSSGFGDFEASELDDEFGNDLYATIPEMTPGQSSNPMQDLVPPSKADEDSKLKAFIENSGFDWQRQPADGFGAGRGFGRGARGGRGFGRGAGGGGGGGMERKTPPQGYICHRCKVPGHFIQHCPTNGDPNFDIRKVKPPTGIPKSMLVATPDGSYALPSGTSAVLKPNEAAFEREIEGLPSTRSVGELPPELHCPLCKEVMKDAVLTSKCCFNSFCDKCIRDYIMSKSICVCGARDMLADDLLPNKTLRDTINRILESGNSSADNAGSALHVQDMESARCPQPRIPSPTQSAASKGEQMLPPRIEGTSNLKESVDGFKSSNASQPQVQPHISEKGKITKVPDVSEATHESASAKEFASQGSALPVEEEVQQKVAAGEAAKKKKKKKKMLTPGYGPDMQWMGMPPGMDGYMGPPPFNPCWPNMQPGMDGFMGGPFGGNMPYNMGYGLGPMDMPFGNVFPPDPFGNVMPPDPFGPQGFMMHGMPPMLPPPQRDLAADFGMGMNVRPPPLMSREEFEARKAEVRRKREMERRVEREPPKDRDYCREVNSSANPPPHMKSKPMQRPPPASRSPSEDRYDRERVRDSVDRDRDRDRDRDHDSHQRRTSHSHRSERVSPERSRRDPEVLRPTLKRKSEHNERDHNRERDRDHREREHKSERHSKSSSSSKPLSSSDVVPPSVDKKHKASVFSRISFPEEEPSKKRKVSAEPKTKTKTKHVSKDQDSHQHNKVVVSNSTGNGYHHDTEKKSVAAMDYESSDDERHFKRKPSRYEPSPPRREEWMGVEEEDDRRHRKHR; translated from the exons TGCCAATTTAAAAGAAAGAATTTTTGAATCAAAGCATTTGGGAAGGGGTACTGATTTTGACCTCGTCGTTACCAATGCTCAAACCAATGAAG AGTATCTAGATGAAGCAATGTTGATTCCCAAAAACACTTCTGTTCTTATACGCCGAGTACCAGGACGGCCTCGCATGCCGATTGTTACACAACCGGATGA GCCGAAGGTGGAGGATAAGGTTGAGAATGATCAACCTGCAAAAGCTAACTACTTTGCTGCTGATTCATCAGGCTTTGGAGAT TTTGAAGCTTCAGAATTGGATGATGAATTTGGAAATGATCTATATGCAACAATTCCTGAGATGACACCAGGACAATCTAGCAATCCGATGCAAGATTTAGTTCCTCCTAGTAAAGCTGACGAGGACAGCAAGCTTAAGGCTTTTATTGAAAATTCTGGTTTTGACTGGCAGCG TCAACCTGCTGATGGATTTGGAGCTGGGAGAGGGTTTGGAAGAGGTGCAAGGGGTGGTCGAGGTTTTG GTCGAGgtgctggtggtggtggtggtggtggtatgGAGAGGAAAACACCTCCACAAGGCTATATCTGTCACAGGTGTAAGGTTCCTG GTCATTTCATTCAACACTGCCCAACAAATGGTGACCCTAATTTTGACATTAGGAAAGTGAAACCTCCTACTGGTATTCCCAAGTCAATGCTTGTAGCTACACCGGATGGCTCGTATGCATTACCAAGTGGCACATCTGCGGTGTTGAAACCAAATGA GGCTgcctttgagagagaaattgAAGGGTTACCTTCTACTCGTTCTGTTGGAGAACTTCCACCAGAGCTACATTGCCCTCTGTGCAAGGAAGTGATGAAAGATGCTGTGTTAACCAGCAAGTGTTGTTTCAACAGTTTCTGTGATAAAT GTATAAGGGACTATATTATGTCCAAGTCAATATGTGTCTGCGGGGCAAGAGATATGCTTGCAGATGATCTTCTGCCTAATAAGACACTCCGGGATACCATTAATCGCATACTAGAGTCTGGTAATAGTAGTGCAGATAATGCAGGCAGTGCTCTCCATGTTCAAG ATATGGAGTCTGCACGCTGTCCGCAGCCTAGGATTCCATCGCCTACTCAATCTGCTGCCTCAAAAGGGGAGCAAATGCTTCCTCCACGAATTGAAGGAACTTCAAATTTGAAGGAGAGTGTTGATGGTTTTAAGTCCAGCAATGCTTCTCAGCCACAAGTACAGCCACATATCTCAGAGAAAGGGAAGATTACGAAAGTTCCAGATGTGTCTGAAGCTACTCATGAGTCAGCTAGTGCGAAGGAATTTGCGTCCCAAGGTAGTGCTCTTCCTGTCGAGGAAGAAGTGCAACAAAAGGTAGCTGCTGGCGAAGCAG caaagaaaaaaaagaagaagaagaagatgctTACGCCTGGATATG GTCCAGACATGCAATGGATGGGCATGCCTCCTGGGATGGATGGATATATGGGCCCTCCTCCTTTCAATCCCTGTTGGCCAAACATGCAGCCTGGAATGGATGGATTCATGGGCGGCCCTTTTGGTGGCAACATGCCTTACAATATGGGTTATGGTTTAGGTCCTATGGATATGCCTTTCGGAAATGTTTTCCCTCCAGATCCTTTCGGGAATGTTATGCCTCCAGATCCTTTTGGACCACAAGGGTTCATGATGCATGGCATGCCCCCAATGCTTCCTCCTCCTCAGAG GGATCTTGCAGCAGATTTTGGTATGGGCATGAATGTCAGGCCACCACCATTGATGAGTCGAGAAGAATTTGAGGCTCGGAAGGCTGAAGTAAGAAGAAAGCGAGAAATGGAAAGGCGGGTTGAGAG GGAGCCACCCAAGGACCGTGATTATTGCAGAGAAGTAAACAGCAGCGCCAACCCCCCACCACACATGAAATCAAAACCT ATGCAGAGGCCACCACCAGCCAGCAGGTCCCCAAGTGAAGACCGGTACGACCGTGAGAGGGTGAGAGATTCTGTTGATCGTGATCGGGACAGAGATCGGGACCGTGACCACGACAGCCACCAGCGTAGGACATCCCATAGTCACAGGTCTGAACGGGTTTCACCTGAAAGGAGCAGACGTGACCCAGAAGTCCTCCGTCCAACCCTGAAAAGGAAATCTGAACACAACGAGCGTGACCACAACCGTGAAAGGGACCGCGACCACCGTGAGCGTGAACACAAATCTGAACGCCATTCTAAGTCATCGTCCTCCTCAAAGCCGCTGTCTTCTTCAGATGTAGTCCCACCGTCAGTGGATAAGAAACATAAGGCAAGTGTATTCTCGAGGATTAGCTTTCCCGAGGAGGAGCCCAGCAAGAAACGGAAGGTCTCCGCTGAGCCAAAAACCAAGACTAAGACCAAGCATGTTAGTAAAGATCAAGATTCCCACCAACATAATAAGGTAGTGGTGTCAAATTCTACAGGAAATGGGTACCATCATGATACGGAAAAGAAGAGTGTGGCGGCTATGGATTATGAGTCAAGTGATGATGAGCGGCATTTTAAAAGGAAGCCGTCAAGGTATGAGCCATCACCTCCACGAAGAGAGGAGTGGATGGGTGTAGAGGAGGAAGATGATAGGAGGCATCGCAAGCATCGGTAG
- the LOC110779780 gene encoding E3 ubiquitin ligase PARAQUAT TOLERANCE 3 isoform X3: protein MAVYYKFKSAKDYDSISIDGHFISVANLKERIFESKHLGRGTDFDLVVTNAQTNEEYLDEAMLIPKNTSVLIRRVPGRPRMPIVTQPDEPKVEDKVENDQPAKANYFAADSSGFGDFEASELDDEFGNDLYATIPEMTPGQSSNPMQDLVPPSKADEDSKLKAFIENSGFDWQRQPADGFGAGRGFGRGARGGRGFGRGAGGGGGGGMERKTPPQGYICHRCKVPGHFIQHCPTNGDPNFDIRKVKPPTGIPKSMLVATPDGSYALPSGTSAVLKPNEAAFEREIEGLPSTRSVGELPPELHCPLCKEVMKDAVLTSKCCFNSFCDKCIRDYIMSKSICVCGARDMLADDLLPNKTLRDTINRILESGNSSADNAGSALHVQDMESARCPQPRIPSPTQSAASKGEQMLPPRIEGTSNLKESVDGFKSSNASQPQVQPHISEKGKITKVPDVSEATHESASAKEFASQGSALPVEEEVQQKVAAGEAAKKKKKKKKMLTPGYGPDMQWMGMPPGMDGYMGPPPFNPCWPNMQPGMDGFMGGPFGGNMPYNMGYGLGPMDMPFGNVFPPDPFGNVMPPDPFGPQGFMMHGMPPMLPPPQRDLAADFGMGMNVRPPPLMSREEFEARKAEVRRKREMERRVESREPPKDRDYCREVNSSANPPPHMKSKPRPPPASRSPSEDRYDRERVRDSVDRDRDRDRDRDHDSHQRRTSHSHRSERVSPERSRRDPEVLRPTLKRKSEHNERDHNRERDRDHREREHKSERHSKSSSSSKPLSSSDVVPPSVDKKHKASVFSRISFPEEEPSKKRKVSAEPKTKTKTKHVSKDQDSHQHNKVVVSNSTGNGYHHDTEKKSVAAMDYESSDDERHFKRKPSRYEPSPPRREEWMGVEEEDDRRHRKHR, encoded by the exons TGCCAATTTAAAAGAAAGAATTTTTGAATCAAAGCATTTGGGAAGGGGTACTGATTTTGACCTCGTCGTTACCAATGCTCAAACCAATGAAG AGTATCTAGATGAAGCAATGTTGATTCCCAAAAACACTTCTGTTCTTATACGCCGAGTACCAGGACGGCCTCGCATGCCGATTGTTACACAACCGGATGA GCCGAAGGTGGAGGATAAGGTTGAGAATGATCAACCTGCAAAAGCTAACTACTTTGCTGCTGATTCATCAGGCTTTGGAGAT TTTGAAGCTTCAGAATTGGATGATGAATTTGGAAATGATCTATATGCAACAATTCCTGAGATGACACCAGGACAATCTAGCAATCCGATGCAAGATTTAGTTCCTCCTAGTAAAGCTGACGAGGACAGCAAGCTTAAGGCTTTTATTGAAAATTCTGGTTTTGACTGGCAGCG TCAACCTGCTGATGGATTTGGAGCTGGGAGAGGGTTTGGAAGAGGTGCAAGGGGTGGTCGAGGTTTTG GTCGAGgtgctggtggtggtggtggtggtggtatgGAGAGGAAAACACCTCCACAAGGCTATATCTGTCACAGGTGTAAGGTTCCTG GTCATTTCATTCAACACTGCCCAACAAATGGTGACCCTAATTTTGACATTAGGAAAGTGAAACCTCCTACTGGTATTCCCAAGTCAATGCTTGTAGCTACACCGGATGGCTCGTATGCATTACCAAGTGGCACATCTGCGGTGTTGAAACCAAATGA GGCTgcctttgagagagaaattgAAGGGTTACCTTCTACTCGTTCTGTTGGAGAACTTCCACCAGAGCTACATTGCCCTCTGTGCAAGGAAGTGATGAAAGATGCTGTGTTAACCAGCAAGTGTTGTTTCAACAGTTTCTGTGATAAAT GTATAAGGGACTATATTATGTCCAAGTCAATATGTGTCTGCGGGGCAAGAGATATGCTTGCAGATGATCTTCTGCCTAATAAGACACTCCGGGATACCATTAATCGCATACTAGAGTCTGGTAATAGTAGTGCAGATAATGCAGGCAGTGCTCTCCATGTTCAAG ATATGGAGTCTGCACGCTGTCCGCAGCCTAGGATTCCATCGCCTACTCAATCTGCTGCCTCAAAAGGGGAGCAAATGCTTCCTCCACGAATTGAAGGAACTTCAAATTTGAAGGAGAGTGTTGATGGTTTTAAGTCCAGCAATGCTTCTCAGCCACAAGTACAGCCACATATCTCAGAGAAAGGGAAGATTACGAAAGTTCCAGATGTGTCTGAAGCTACTCATGAGTCAGCTAGTGCGAAGGAATTTGCGTCCCAAGGTAGTGCTCTTCCTGTCGAGGAAGAAGTGCAACAAAAGGTAGCTGCTGGCGAAGCAG caaagaaaaaaaagaagaagaagaagatgctTACGCCTGGATATG GTCCAGACATGCAATGGATGGGCATGCCTCCTGGGATGGATGGATATATGGGCCCTCCTCCTTTCAATCCCTGTTGGCCAAACATGCAGCCTGGAATGGATGGATTCATGGGCGGCCCTTTTGGTGGCAACATGCCTTACAATATGGGTTATGGTTTAGGTCCTATGGATATGCCTTTCGGAAATGTTTTCCCTCCAGATCCTTTCGGGAATGTTATGCCTCCAGATCCTTTTGGACCACAAGGGTTCATGATGCATGGCATGCCCCCAATGCTTCCTCCTCCTCAGAG GGATCTTGCAGCAGATTTTGGTATGGGCATGAATGTCAGGCCACCACCATTGATGAGTCGAGAAGAATTTGAGGCTCGGAAGGCTGAAGTAAGAAGAAAGCGAGAAATGGAAAGGCGGGTTGAGAG CAGGGAGCCACCCAAGGACCGTGATTATTGCAGAGAAGTAAACAGCAGCGCCAACCCCCCACCACACATGAAATCAAAACCT AGGCCACCACCAGCCAGCAGGTCCCCAAGTGAAGACCGGTACGACCGTGAGAGGGTGAGAGATTCTGTTGATCGTGATCGGGACAGAGATCGGGACCGTGACCACGACAGCCACCAGCGTAGGACATCCCATAGTCACAGGTCTGAACGGGTTTCACCTGAAAGGAGCAGACGTGACCCAGAAGTCCTCCGTCCAACCCTGAAAAGGAAATCTGAACACAACGAGCGTGACCACAACCGTGAAAGGGACCGCGACCACCGTGAGCGTGAACACAAATCTGAACGCCATTCTAAGTCATCGTCCTCCTCAAAGCCGCTGTCTTCTTCAGATGTAGTCCCACCGTCAGTGGATAAGAAACATAAGGCAAGTGTATTCTCGAGGATTAGCTTTCCCGAGGAGGAGCCCAGCAAGAAACGGAAGGTCTCCGCTGAGCCAAAAACCAAGACTAAGACCAAGCATGTTAGTAAAGATCAAGATTCCCACCAACATAATAAGGTAGTGGTGTCAAATTCTACAGGAAATGGGTACCATCATGATACGGAAAAGAAGAGTGTGGCGGCTATGGATTATGAGTCAAGTGATGATGAGCGGCATTTTAAAAGGAAGCCGTCAAGGTATGAGCCATCACCTCCACGAAGAGAGGAGTGGATGGGTGTAGAGGAGGAAGATGATAGGAGGCATCGCAAGCATCGGTAG
- the LOC110779780 gene encoding E3 ubiquitin ligase PARAQUAT TOLERANCE 3 isoform X1 produces the protein MAVYYKFKSAKDYDSISIDGHFISVANLKERIFESKHLGRGTDFDLVVTNAQTNEEYLDEAMLIPKNTSVLIRRVPGRPRMPIVTQPDEPKVEDKVENDQPAKANYFAADSSGFGDFEASELDDEFGNDLYATIPEMTPGQSSNPMQDLVPPSKADEDSKLKAFIENSGFDWQRQPADGFGAGRGFGRGARGGRGFGRGAGGGGGGGMERKTPPQGYICHRCKVPGHFIQHCPTNGDPNFDIRKVKPPTGIPKSMLVATPDGSYALPSGTSAVLKPNEAAFEREIEGLPSTRSVGELPPELHCPLCKEVMKDAVLTSKCCFNSFCDKCIRDYIMSKSICVCGARDMLADDLLPNKTLRDTINRILESGNSSADNAGSALHVQDMESARCPQPRIPSPTQSAASKGEQMLPPRIEGTSNLKESVDGFKSSNASQPQVQPHISEKGKITKVPDVSEATHESASAKEFASQGSALPVEEEVQQKVAAGEAAKKKKKKKKMLTPGYGPDMQWMGMPPGMDGYMGPPPFNPCWPNMQPGMDGFMGGPFGGNMPYNMGYGLGPMDMPFGNVFPPDPFGNVMPPDPFGPQGFMMHGMPPMLPPPQRDLAADFGMGMNVRPPPLMSREEFEARKAEVRRKREMERRVESREPPKDRDYCREVNSSANPPPHMKSKPMQRPPPASRSPSEDRYDRERVRDSVDRDRDRDRDRDHDSHQRRTSHSHRSERVSPERSRRDPEVLRPTLKRKSEHNERDHNRERDRDHREREHKSERHSKSSSSSKPLSSSDVVPPSVDKKHKASVFSRISFPEEEPSKKRKVSAEPKTKTKTKHVSKDQDSHQHNKVVVSNSTGNGYHHDTEKKSVAAMDYESSDDERHFKRKPSRYEPSPPRREEWMGVEEEDDRRHRKHR, from the exons TGCCAATTTAAAAGAAAGAATTTTTGAATCAAAGCATTTGGGAAGGGGTACTGATTTTGACCTCGTCGTTACCAATGCTCAAACCAATGAAG AGTATCTAGATGAAGCAATGTTGATTCCCAAAAACACTTCTGTTCTTATACGCCGAGTACCAGGACGGCCTCGCATGCCGATTGTTACACAACCGGATGA GCCGAAGGTGGAGGATAAGGTTGAGAATGATCAACCTGCAAAAGCTAACTACTTTGCTGCTGATTCATCAGGCTTTGGAGAT TTTGAAGCTTCAGAATTGGATGATGAATTTGGAAATGATCTATATGCAACAATTCCTGAGATGACACCAGGACAATCTAGCAATCCGATGCAAGATTTAGTTCCTCCTAGTAAAGCTGACGAGGACAGCAAGCTTAAGGCTTTTATTGAAAATTCTGGTTTTGACTGGCAGCG TCAACCTGCTGATGGATTTGGAGCTGGGAGAGGGTTTGGAAGAGGTGCAAGGGGTGGTCGAGGTTTTG GTCGAGgtgctggtggtggtggtggtggtggtatgGAGAGGAAAACACCTCCACAAGGCTATATCTGTCACAGGTGTAAGGTTCCTG GTCATTTCATTCAACACTGCCCAACAAATGGTGACCCTAATTTTGACATTAGGAAAGTGAAACCTCCTACTGGTATTCCCAAGTCAATGCTTGTAGCTACACCGGATGGCTCGTATGCATTACCAAGTGGCACATCTGCGGTGTTGAAACCAAATGA GGCTgcctttgagagagaaattgAAGGGTTACCTTCTACTCGTTCTGTTGGAGAACTTCCACCAGAGCTACATTGCCCTCTGTGCAAGGAAGTGATGAAAGATGCTGTGTTAACCAGCAAGTGTTGTTTCAACAGTTTCTGTGATAAAT GTATAAGGGACTATATTATGTCCAAGTCAATATGTGTCTGCGGGGCAAGAGATATGCTTGCAGATGATCTTCTGCCTAATAAGACACTCCGGGATACCATTAATCGCATACTAGAGTCTGGTAATAGTAGTGCAGATAATGCAGGCAGTGCTCTCCATGTTCAAG ATATGGAGTCTGCACGCTGTCCGCAGCCTAGGATTCCATCGCCTACTCAATCTGCTGCCTCAAAAGGGGAGCAAATGCTTCCTCCACGAATTGAAGGAACTTCAAATTTGAAGGAGAGTGTTGATGGTTTTAAGTCCAGCAATGCTTCTCAGCCACAAGTACAGCCACATATCTCAGAGAAAGGGAAGATTACGAAAGTTCCAGATGTGTCTGAAGCTACTCATGAGTCAGCTAGTGCGAAGGAATTTGCGTCCCAAGGTAGTGCTCTTCCTGTCGAGGAAGAAGTGCAACAAAAGGTAGCTGCTGGCGAAGCAG caaagaaaaaaaagaagaagaagaagatgctTACGCCTGGATATG GTCCAGACATGCAATGGATGGGCATGCCTCCTGGGATGGATGGATATATGGGCCCTCCTCCTTTCAATCCCTGTTGGCCAAACATGCAGCCTGGAATGGATGGATTCATGGGCGGCCCTTTTGGTGGCAACATGCCTTACAATATGGGTTATGGTTTAGGTCCTATGGATATGCCTTTCGGAAATGTTTTCCCTCCAGATCCTTTCGGGAATGTTATGCCTCCAGATCCTTTTGGACCACAAGGGTTCATGATGCATGGCATGCCCCCAATGCTTCCTCCTCCTCAGAG GGATCTTGCAGCAGATTTTGGTATGGGCATGAATGTCAGGCCACCACCATTGATGAGTCGAGAAGAATTTGAGGCTCGGAAGGCTGAAGTAAGAAGAAAGCGAGAAATGGAAAGGCGGGTTGAGAG CAGGGAGCCACCCAAGGACCGTGATTATTGCAGAGAAGTAAACAGCAGCGCCAACCCCCCACCACACATGAAATCAAAACCT ATGCAGAGGCCACCACCAGCCAGCAGGTCCCCAAGTGAAGACCGGTACGACCGTGAGAGGGTGAGAGATTCTGTTGATCGTGATCGGGACAGAGATCGGGACCGTGACCACGACAGCCACCAGCGTAGGACATCCCATAGTCACAGGTCTGAACGGGTTTCACCTGAAAGGAGCAGACGTGACCCAGAAGTCCTCCGTCCAACCCTGAAAAGGAAATCTGAACACAACGAGCGTGACCACAACCGTGAAAGGGACCGCGACCACCGTGAGCGTGAACACAAATCTGAACGCCATTCTAAGTCATCGTCCTCCTCAAAGCCGCTGTCTTCTTCAGATGTAGTCCCACCGTCAGTGGATAAGAAACATAAGGCAAGTGTATTCTCGAGGATTAGCTTTCCCGAGGAGGAGCCCAGCAAGAAACGGAAGGTCTCCGCTGAGCCAAAAACCAAGACTAAGACCAAGCATGTTAGTAAAGATCAAGATTCCCACCAACATAATAAGGTAGTGGTGTCAAATTCTACAGGAAATGGGTACCATCATGATACGGAAAAGAAGAGTGTGGCGGCTATGGATTATGAGTCAAGTGATGATGAGCGGCATTTTAAAAGGAAGCCGTCAAGGTATGAGCCATCACCTCCACGAAGAGAGGAGTGGATGGGTGTAGAGGAGGAAGATGATAGGAGGCATCGCAAGCATCGGTAG
- the LOC110779780 gene encoding E3 ubiquitin ligase PARAQUAT TOLERANCE 3 isoform X4 gives MAVYYKFKSAKDYDSISIDGHFISVANLKERIFESKHLGRGTDFDLVVTNAQTNEEYLDEAMLIPKNTSVLIRRVPGRPRMPIVTQPDEPKVEDKVENDQPAKANYFAADSSGFGDFEASELDDEFGNDLYATIPEMTPGQSSNPMQDLVPPSKADEDSKLKAFIENSGFDWQRQPADGFGAGRGFGRGARGGRGFGRGAGGGGGGGMERKTPPQGYICHRCKVPGHFIQHCPTNGDPNFDIRKVKPPTGIPKSMLVATPDGSYALPSGTSAVLKPNEAAFEREIEGLPSTRSVGELPPELHCPLCKEVMKDAVLTSKCCFNSFCDKCIRDYIMSKSICVCGARDMLADDLLPNKTLRDTINRILESGNSSADNAGSALHVQDMESARCPQPRIPSPTQSAASKGEQMLPPRIEGTSNLKESVDGFKSSNASQPQVQPHISEKGKITKVPDVSEATHESASAKEFASQGSALPVEEEVQQKVAAGEAAKKKKKKKKMLTPGYGPDMQWMGMPPGMDGYMGPPPFNPCWPNMQPGMDGFMGGPFGGNMPYNMGYGLGPMDMPFGNVFPPDPFGNVMPPDPFGPQGFMMHGMPPMLPPPQRDLAADFGMGMNVRPPPLMSREEFEARKAEVRRKREMERRVEREPPKDRDYCREVNSSANPPPHMKSKPRPPPASRSPSEDRYDRERVRDSVDRDRDRDRDRDHDSHQRRTSHSHRSERVSPERSRRDPEVLRPTLKRKSEHNERDHNRERDRDHREREHKSERHSKSSSSSKPLSSSDVVPPSVDKKHKASVFSRISFPEEEPSKKRKVSAEPKTKTKTKHVSKDQDSHQHNKVVVSNSTGNGYHHDTEKKSVAAMDYESSDDERHFKRKPSRYEPSPPRREEWMGVEEEDDRRHRKHR, from the exons TGCCAATTTAAAAGAAAGAATTTTTGAATCAAAGCATTTGGGAAGGGGTACTGATTTTGACCTCGTCGTTACCAATGCTCAAACCAATGAAG AGTATCTAGATGAAGCAATGTTGATTCCCAAAAACACTTCTGTTCTTATACGCCGAGTACCAGGACGGCCTCGCATGCCGATTGTTACACAACCGGATGA GCCGAAGGTGGAGGATAAGGTTGAGAATGATCAACCTGCAAAAGCTAACTACTTTGCTGCTGATTCATCAGGCTTTGGAGAT TTTGAAGCTTCAGAATTGGATGATGAATTTGGAAATGATCTATATGCAACAATTCCTGAGATGACACCAGGACAATCTAGCAATCCGATGCAAGATTTAGTTCCTCCTAGTAAAGCTGACGAGGACAGCAAGCTTAAGGCTTTTATTGAAAATTCTGGTTTTGACTGGCAGCG TCAACCTGCTGATGGATTTGGAGCTGGGAGAGGGTTTGGAAGAGGTGCAAGGGGTGGTCGAGGTTTTG GTCGAGgtgctggtggtggtggtggtggtggtatgGAGAGGAAAACACCTCCACAAGGCTATATCTGTCACAGGTGTAAGGTTCCTG GTCATTTCATTCAACACTGCCCAACAAATGGTGACCCTAATTTTGACATTAGGAAAGTGAAACCTCCTACTGGTATTCCCAAGTCAATGCTTGTAGCTACACCGGATGGCTCGTATGCATTACCAAGTGGCACATCTGCGGTGTTGAAACCAAATGA GGCTgcctttgagagagaaattgAAGGGTTACCTTCTACTCGTTCTGTTGGAGAACTTCCACCAGAGCTACATTGCCCTCTGTGCAAGGAAGTGATGAAAGATGCTGTGTTAACCAGCAAGTGTTGTTTCAACAGTTTCTGTGATAAAT GTATAAGGGACTATATTATGTCCAAGTCAATATGTGTCTGCGGGGCAAGAGATATGCTTGCAGATGATCTTCTGCCTAATAAGACACTCCGGGATACCATTAATCGCATACTAGAGTCTGGTAATAGTAGTGCAGATAATGCAGGCAGTGCTCTCCATGTTCAAG ATATGGAGTCTGCACGCTGTCCGCAGCCTAGGATTCCATCGCCTACTCAATCTGCTGCCTCAAAAGGGGAGCAAATGCTTCCTCCACGAATTGAAGGAACTTCAAATTTGAAGGAGAGTGTTGATGGTTTTAAGTCCAGCAATGCTTCTCAGCCACAAGTACAGCCACATATCTCAGAGAAAGGGAAGATTACGAAAGTTCCAGATGTGTCTGAAGCTACTCATGAGTCAGCTAGTGCGAAGGAATTTGCGTCCCAAGGTAGTGCTCTTCCTGTCGAGGAAGAAGTGCAACAAAAGGTAGCTGCTGGCGAAGCAG caaagaaaaaaaagaagaagaagaagatgctTACGCCTGGATATG GTCCAGACATGCAATGGATGGGCATGCCTCCTGGGATGGATGGATATATGGGCCCTCCTCCTTTCAATCCCTGTTGGCCAAACATGCAGCCTGGAATGGATGGATTCATGGGCGGCCCTTTTGGTGGCAACATGCCTTACAATATGGGTTATGGTTTAGGTCCTATGGATATGCCTTTCGGAAATGTTTTCCCTCCAGATCCTTTCGGGAATGTTATGCCTCCAGATCCTTTTGGACCACAAGGGTTCATGATGCATGGCATGCCCCCAATGCTTCCTCCTCCTCAGAG GGATCTTGCAGCAGATTTTGGTATGGGCATGAATGTCAGGCCACCACCATTGATGAGTCGAGAAGAATTTGAGGCTCGGAAGGCTGAAGTAAGAAGAAAGCGAGAAATGGAAAGGCGGGTTGAGAG GGAGCCACCCAAGGACCGTGATTATTGCAGAGAAGTAAACAGCAGCGCCAACCCCCCACCACACATGAAATCAAAACCT AGGCCACCACCAGCCAGCAGGTCCCCAAGTGAAGACCGGTACGACCGTGAGAGGGTGAGAGATTCTGTTGATCGTGATCGGGACAGAGATCGGGACCGTGACCACGACAGCCACCAGCGTAGGACATCCCATAGTCACAGGTCTGAACGGGTTTCACCTGAAAGGAGCAGACGTGACCCAGAAGTCCTCCGTCCAACCCTGAAAAGGAAATCTGAACACAACGAGCGTGACCACAACCGTGAAAGGGACCGCGACCACCGTGAGCGTGAACACAAATCTGAACGCCATTCTAAGTCATCGTCCTCCTCAAAGCCGCTGTCTTCTTCAGATGTAGTCCCACCGTCAGTGGATAAGAAACATAAGGCAAGTGTATTCTCGAGGATTAGCTTTCCCGAGGAGGAGCCCAGCAAGAAACGGAAGGTCTCCGCTGAGCCAAAAACCAAGACTAAGACCAAGCATGTTAGTAAAGATCAAGATTCCCACCAACATAATAAGGTAGTGGTGTCAAATTCTACAGGAAATGGGTACCATCATGATACGGAAAAGAAGAGTGTGGCGGCTATGGATTATGAGTCAAGTGATGATGAGCGGCATTTTAAAAGGAAGCCGTCAAGGTATGAGCCATCACCTCCACGAAGAGAGGAGTGGATGGGTGTAGAGGAGGAAGATGATAGGAGGCATCGCAAGCATCGGTAG